A portion of the Bdellovibrionales bacterium CG10_big_fil_rev_8_21_14_0_10_45_34 genome contains these proteins:
- the sdhA gene encoding succinate dehydrogenase flavoprotein subunit (part of four member succinate dehydrogenase enzyme complex that forms a trimeric complex (trimer of tetramers); SdhA/B are the catalytic subcomplex and can exhibit succinate dehydrogenase activity in the absence of SdhC/D which are the membrane components and form cytochrome b556; SdhC binds ubiquinone; oxidizes succinate to fumarate while reducing ubiquinone to ubiquinol): protein MVRLDSKIPEGSINEKWEKHKFNLKLVAPANKRKHRIVVVGTGLAGASAAASLAELGYQVSVMCIHESPRRAHSIAAQGGINAAKNYQNDGDSVYRLFYDTVKGGDFRSREANVHRLAEISTSIIDQCVAQGVPFAREYGGALDNRSFGGAQVSRTFYARGQTGQQLLLGAYQAMMRQVDLKNIDLFSNREMLDLVVIDGKARGVVARNLRTGKIESHIGDAVVLATGGYGNVFYLSTNAMNSNATASWRCHRKGALFANPCFTQIHPTCIPVSGDHQSKLTLMSESLRNDGRVWVPKQGGDKRHPREIPEGDRDYYLERRYPSFGNLVPRDVASRAAKGVCDEGRGVGESKLSVYLDFADAIKRHGADAISAKYGNLFQMYEKITGENPYTVPMRIYPAVHYTMGGLWVDYNLMSTIDGLHVLGEANFSDHGANRLGASALMQGLADGYFVIPYTIGNYLAQNTFAKIDESHAAVRDAVAVVENQMKQFVSANGSRTVDDFHKELGLIMWNECGMARNSAGLKGALSKIQELQERFLKEIRVPGGAETYNQELEKAGRVKDFLELGELMVRDALHREESCGGHFREEYQTTEGEALRNDDKFCYVAAWEFKGAGSEPVLNKEPLSFDNVKLTQRSYK from the coding sequence ATGGTTCGACTAGATTCAAAAATACCTGAAGGCTCAATAAACGAAAAGTGGGAAAAGCACAAATTCAACTTGAAGCTCGTTGCGCCAGCCAATAAGAGAAAGCACCGCATCGTTGTTGTCGGAACCGGGCTTGCAGGCGCCTCGGCCGCAGCCTCTCTTGCAGAGCTGGGATATCAAGTTTCTGTGATGTGTATTCACGAAAGTCCGAGAAGAGCCCATTCCATTGCCGCTCAGGGTGGAATCAACGCTGCAAAGAATTATCAAAATGATGGCGATTCAGTATACAGATTGTTTTACGACACAGTAAAGGGCGGCGACTTTCGCTCTCGCGAAGCCAACGTGCATCGGTTAGCTGAAATATCGACTTCCATTATTGATCAGTGTGTGGCGCAGGGAGTGCCATTTGCGCGTGAATACGGAGGGGCCTTAGACAACCGCTCGTTTGGTGGTGCCCAGGTCTCGCGTACATTCTACGCTCGGGGGCAAACCGGCCAGCAGTTATTGCTTGGAGCCTATCAGGCGATGATGAGACAGGTGGATCTGAAAAATATTGATTTGTTCTCTAACCGTGAAATGCTCGACCTTGTTGTTATCGACGGCAAAGCCAGAGGTGTTGTTGCTCGTAACTTAAGAACAGGCAAAATCGAGTCTCATATTGGTGATGCTGTTGTTCTGGCCACAGGTGGCTACGGAAATGTGTTTTATCTGTCGACAAATGCAATGAACTCCAACGCCACTGCGTCTTGGCGCTGTCACAGAAAAGGCGCATTGTTTGCCAATCCGTGTTTTACGCAAATTCATCCCACGTGTATTCCGGTCTCAGGGGACCATCAGTCAAAACTGACTCTTATGTCAGAGTCTTTAAGAAACGACGGCCGCGTGTGGGTTCCAAAGCAGGGCGGCGACAAAAGACATCCTCGTGAGATTCCCGAAGGCGACCGAGATTATTATCTAGAAAGAAGGTATCCGAGCTTTGGTAACCTTGTTCCTCGAGACGTAGCAAGCCGTGCGGCAAAAGGCGTTTGTGATGAAGGTAGAGGCGTTGGAGAAAGTAAACTCTCAGTCTATTTAGATTTTGCCGACGCAATTAAAAGGCATGGTGCTGACGCCATTAGTGCCAAATATGGAAATCTCTTTCAGATGTACGAAAAGATTACCGGGGAGAATCCTTACACAGTTCCGATGAGAATTTATCCGGCAGTTCATTACACCATGGGTGGACTATGGGTTGATTACAATCTAATGAGTACAATCGATGGTCTTCACGTACTCGGCGAAGCCAACTTTTCGGATCATGGCGCTAATCGCCTAGGTGCCTCCGCTCTTATGCAAGGGCTCGCCGATGGCTACTTTGTGATCCCATACACAATAGGCAATTATCTGGCCCAAAATACATTTGCTAAAATAGATGAGTCTCATGCGGCCGTAAGAGACGCAGTGGCAGTCGTAGAGAACCAAATGAAGCAGTTCGTCAGCGCAAATGGATCGCGCACGGTTGATGATTTTCATAAAGAGCTCGGGCTCATTATGTGGAATGAGTGCGGCATGGCAAGAAACTCTGCGGGCTTAAAGGGCGCGCTTTCGAAGATACAAGAGCTGCAAGAAAGATTTCTGAAAGAGATTCGCGTACCCGGCGGAGCAGAAACGTACAACCAAGAGCTTGAAAAAGCGGGCCGTGTAAAAGACTTTTTAGAATTGGGTGAGTTAATGGTTCGAGATGCCTTACACCGCGAAGAAAGCTGCGGAGGACACTTTAGAGAAGAGTATCAAACGACCGAGGGAGAGGCTCTTAGAAACGATGATAAGTTTTGTTATGTGGCGGCTTGGGAGTTTAAAGGTGCCGGAAGCGAACCCGTTCTCAACAAAGAACCTTTGTCTTTTGATAACGTAAAACTCACTCAGCGAAGTTACAAATAA
- a CDS encoding LemA family protein: protein MNHFWLIFIGVVLASFGGMMVNIYNGLVRLRSQVERAWANIEVVLKQRFDEIPQIVQVVEQYAGYESSVLKDLAQARTRYGSAGSVGQKIKAAQDMSIALSGVMAIGEAYPELKANENFKQLQQRVSALESQIADRRETYNDVIANFNARIEQFPDVFAAKFLNYQRQEMFKATEQERNTIPSLKMNLPGSRAAS, encoded by the coding sequence GTGAATCATTTTTGGCTGATCTTCATTGGAGTCGTGTTGGCAAGTTTCGGTGGTATGATGGTGAACATATATAACGGACTCGTTCGCCTCAGAAGCCAGGTCGAAAGAGCTTGGGCAAATATAGAAGTTGTCCTTAAACAACGATTCGACGAGATTCCTCAAATCGTGCAAGTCGTTGAACAATATGCTGGCTATGAATCAAGTGTTCTTAAGGACCTTGCGCAAGCAAGAACTCGCTACGGATCTGCCGGTTCAGTGGGGCAAAAAATCAAAGCGGCCCAAGATATGAGCATTGCGCTCAGCGGAGTGATGGCCATCGGAGAAGCGTATCCAGAGTTGAAGGCCAACGAAAATTTCAAACAGCTTCAGCAGCGAGTCTCCGCACTAGAAAGCCAAATTGCCGATCGTCGAGAGACCTACAACGATGTTATCGCTAACTTTAACGCAAGAATTGAGCAGTTCCCGGATGTATTCGCCGCGAAGTTTTTGAATTATCAACGGCAAGAAATGTTCAAGGCCACCGAACAAGAGCGAAACACCATTCCGAGCTTAAAGATGAATCTGCCAGGTTCAAGAGCTGCTAGCTAA
- a CDS encoding homogentisate 1,2-dioxygenase has protein sequence MSRKQPKYLSGFPNYHCSEALPGALPERGNSPQRPKFGLYAEQLSGSSFTAPRELNLRSWLYRIKPTVGHSSFVEEPTLLTDSLAELAKPSPEQYRWNPLRGTASTSFLKSLRCIVSNGSGQQGGHVFLYNFNDSSLNEFLISSDGEWMIIPYQGELEILTEFGILVVEPLEFAVIPRGVKFQVRSSDASGSSCAGYVLENCGSPFRLPELGPIGSNGLASPRDFLAPVAHYFDEPDSATLFWKYQDRIFKTQTPGHPLDVIAWHGNYFPYKYDLRKFNTIGTISFDHPDPSIFTVLTSASEKPGFANFDFAIFPPRWMVAEDTFRPPYYHRNLMSEYMGMICGTYDAKETGFVPGASSLHNSMSGHGPDVEAFKKATESQLKPMKLDNTMAFMWESRHVFTPTKWALSEPGLLQNDYLDCWKKLPRNFKP, from the coding sequence ATGAGCCGCAAACAACCAAAGTATCTTTCTGGATTTCCTAACTATCATTGCTCAGAAGCCTTACCAGGAGCGCTTCCGGAGCGAGGTAATTCCCCACAGAGACCCAAGTTCGGGCTTTATGCTGAGCAGCTCAGCGGTAGTAGCTTCACCGCTCCGCGAGAACTTAATTTGAGATCTTGGCTTTACAGAATTAAACCCACCGTAGGACATTCGAGTTTTGTTGAAGAGCCTACCCTCCTTACTGATTCTCTTGCTGAACTGGCAAAGCCCTCACCAGAGCAGTACCGGTGGAATCCTCTACGGGGTACCGCTTCTACGAGCTTTCTAAAAAGCTTAAGATGCATAGTTTCTAATGGCAGCGGCCAGCAGGGTGGACATGTTTTTCTCTACAACTTCAATGATTCTTCTCTCAACGAGTTTTTGATATCCTCTGATGGCGAGTGGATGATTATTCCTTATCAAGGAGAGCTTGAGATCCTTACCGAGTTTGGCATTTTAGTGGTGGAGCCTCTTGAATTTGCCGTTATCCCTAGAGGAGTAAAGTTTCAAGTACGCTCGAGCGACGCATCGGGTAGTTCCTGCGCCGGATATGTGCTTGAAAACTGCGGTTCACCCTTTCGCTTGCCCGAGCTAGGTCCTATAGGGTCGAACGGACTAGCCAGTCCGAGAGATTTTTTGGCTCCTGTCGCCCACTACTTTGACGAGCCAGACTCTGCCACTCTCTTCTGGAAGTACCAGGATCGCATTTTTAAAACTCAAACGCCGGGGCATCCGCTTGATGTCATTGCCTGGCATGGCAATTACTTTCCGTACAAGTATGACCTTCGAAAGTTTAACACTATCGGCACTATAAGTTTTGATCACCCTGATCCGTCGATTTTCACGGTGCTTACATCCGCCAGTGAGAAACCCGGATTTGCCAATTTTGATTTCGCTATTTTTCCACCGCGCTGGATGGTGGCAGAAGACACGTTTCGTCCACCCTACTACCATAGAAATTTGATGAGTGAGTATATGGGAATGATTTGCGGCACCTATGATGCTAAAGAAACAGGCTTCGTGCCCGGAGCCTCAAGTCTGCACAATTCCATGTCGGGGCATGGGCCCGATGTTGAAGCTTTTAAAAAGGCAACTGAGAGTCAGTTAAAGCCAATGAAACTCGACAACACCATGGCCTTTATGTGGGAGAGCCGGCATGTTTTTACTCCTACAAAGTGGGCTTTGTCTGAGCCAGGCTTGTTGCAGAATGACTACTTGGATTGCTGGAAGAAACTTCCTAGAAATTTCAAGCCTTAG
- a CDS encoding dTMP kinase: MHCQENLNVKFIVFEGLDGAGKSTLMRGLSHFLTHERINYIHTREPGGTPLSEEIRDIILRVDPKTAPVPRAELLLYEASRAQHVEQLIKPALKNGTWVLCDRFSASSTVFQGVARNLGINTVEWLNDFATESLKPDLTVLLDLSVEESLKRKQAKAQHNGETLDRMEQESADFHTKVREGFLKLASEQPNWLVLDAAKDSLKLVSELTSHIRALDWCRQK; the protein is encoded by the coding sequence ATGCATTGCCAGGAGAATCTGAACGTGAAATTCATTGTTTTTGAAGGGCTCGATGGGGCCGGAAAATCGACTCTTATGCGGGGGCTTTCTCATTTTTTGACCCACGAAAGAATCAATTATATTCACACGCGGGAGCCAGGCGGCACGCCCCTTTCTGAAGAAATCAGAGATATAATTTTGAGAGTTGATCCTAAGACCGCGCCCGTCCCAAGGGCAGAGTTACTGCTTTACGAGGCTTCAAGAGCCCAGCATGTTGAACAGCTCATTAAGCCAGCGCTAAAAAATGGCACTTGGGTGCTTTGTGATCGTTTTTCTGCCAGCTCGACGGTTTTTCAAGGCGTAGCTAGAAATTTAGGAATCAATACCGTGGAATGGCTCAATGACTTTGCCACTGAAAGCTTAAAGCCCGACTTGACAGTTCTGCTTGATCTCTCTGTTGAGGAAAGCTTAAAGCGCAAGCAAGCGAAGGCCCAACATAACGGAGAGACCCTTGATCGCATGGAGCAGGAGAGCGCGGACTTTCACACAAAAGTGAGAGAAGGCTTTTTAAAGCTGGCTTCTGAGCAGCCGAATTGGCTGGTGCTTGACGCCGCAAAAGACAGTCTGAAACTTGTTAGCGAATTGACTTCACACATTCGTGCTTTAGATTGGTGCCGCCAAAAATGA
- a CDS encoding serine protease, whose amino-acid sequence MAVSKREKINKENHFQQAIWHSANRSGQVNRSGQVNRTGRAISLSIRAHLTEEMAILAFLLSLILALIPGIVHAQDYVEGEVIVKLKKTALGKSSPFQSKLTQKGIVAKSSVSMGNTVALKAEGLSTSQLIGELSNDPDVEYVEPNYIIRKSEIIEEGARKYTASELATYYSSPSGFSTYLTEAPIHLQDTWPEVTGTGTPIVAIIDSGIDPNHSALSDALWSNLYEIPNNGIDDDGNGYVDDTYGWNFVNNSKTPVDCDGHGTHVAGIIRGTGQDIYATPVPSPIVKIMVLKFLDCSGSGTTADAINAIYYAVRNGATILNNSWGGGSYSKALHEAIAFSYQLNVLFVAAAGNTANNNDLSPIYPAAYDVPNIISVAATTDIDNVASFSNFGFTSVDVGSPGVRILSTYPGDLFYEMSGTSMAAPFVAGIASLISRQRTDLGGYQIRQIILSSSESKSPLVGKVSSQARVNAYNAVAYSKTVDADGNLPAYQANLSAPDRGLASSGGSGGGCGLVGEVYRKMNGGGTPPSSGGRSFGLMVLLLLPLVILLIIRSRLVQVDQRRYERFRVNSSVTLEIGGEKLIGQVNSISLGGAGLKLDRFLEKGSVVKMMIADPEGQSATIEVEGHIVWSQEKKAYGVEFFKTNAMALERLAKGGAKS is encoded by the coding sequence TTGGCAGTATCAAAGAGAGAAAAGATAAATAAAGAAAATCACTTTCAACAGGCGATTTGGCATAGTGCCAATCGCTCCGGTCAAGTCAATCGCTCCGGTCAAGTCAATCGAACGGGTAGGGCTATATCGCTTTCCATTAGGGCGCACCTCACTGAAGAAATGGCGATACTCGCATTCTTACTCAGTCTCATTTTAGCTCTTATCCCCGGTATTGTTCACGCGCAAGATTACGTAGAAGGCGAAGTCATCGTTAAACTCAAAAAGACGGCGCTCGGTAAGAGTTCGCCCTTTCAAAGTAAGCTCACTCAAAAAGGGATAGTCGCCAAGTCTTCTGTGTCGATGGGAAATACTGTTGCACTTAAAGCAGAGGGGCTAAGCACCTCACAACTCATTGGTGAACTCTCAAATGACCCCGATGTGGAGTATGTCGAGCCCAATTACATCATTCGTAAGTCAGAAATTATAGAGGAAGGCGCCAGAAAGTATACGGCATCAGAACTTGCGACATATTATTCTTCTCCATCAGGCTTTTCGACCTACCTCACCGAAGCTCCCATTCACCTGCAGGACACGTGGCCAGAGGTAACAGGTACAGGAACTCCGATTGTTGCTATTATAGATAGCGGAATTGATCCAAACCATTCGGCACTCAGTGACGCTCTTTGGAGCAATCTTTATGAAATTCCAAACAACGGTATTGATGATGATGGCAACGGCTACGTTGACGATACGTACGGCTGGAACTTTGTGAACAATTCCAAAACACCGGTCGATTGTGATGGGCACGGAACTCACGTTGCCGGGATCATTCGCGGCACTGGCCAAGATATTTATGCTACGCCAGTTCCGTCTCCTATCGTCAAAATCATGGTGCTTAAGTTTCTTGATTGCAGCGGTTCTGGTACCACGGCCGACGCTATCAATGCCATTTACTATGCTGTTCGAAACGGAGCGACAATTTTAAATAATTCGTGGGGCGGCGGATCTTACTCAAAGGCGCTTCACGAGGCGATCGCATTTTCTTACCAACTGAACGTTTTATTTGTGGCAGCTGCGGGTAACACTGCGAACAATAATGATTTGAGCCCTATTTACCCTGCTGCCTATGATGTGCCTAACATTATCTCGGTTGCAGCTACGACAGATATTGATAACGTGGCGAGCTTTTCTAACTTCGGATTCACCTCGGTTGATGTGGGTAGCCCTGGTGTGCGAATTCTAAGCACCTATCCAGGTGATCTCTTCTACGAGATGTCCGGAACATCCATGGCAGCTCCGTTTGTAGCTGGAATCGCCAGCCTCATTTCTCGCCAGCGAACTGACTTAGGTGGTTATCAAATACGCCAAATTATACTGAGTTCTTCAGAGTCAAAATCGCCACTCGTCGGCAAGGTCTCTAGCCAAGCTCGAGTGAATGCCTATAATGCTGTAGCCTATTCAAAAACAGTTGATGCCGACGGAAATTTGCCGGCATATCAGGCCAACTTAAGCGCGCCAGATCGTGGTCTCGCCTCAAGCGGTGGATCCGGTGGTGGTTGTGGTTTGGTAGGTGAAGTCTACCGAAAGATGAACGGTGGTGGCACGCCGCCGTCTTCTGGCGGGCGCTCCTTCGGACTCATGGTTTTACTGCTCTTGCCACTAGTAATACTCTTAATCATAAGAAGTAGACTTGTTCAGGTGGATCAGCGTCGATACGAACGCTTCAGGGTCAATTCGAGTGTCACACTAGAAATTGGCGGAGAAAAACTGATAGGTCAGGTCAACTCCATTTCGCTCGGTGGTGCTGGACTTAAGCTAGATCGCTTCCTGGAAAAAGGCAGTGTCGTTAAGATGATGATTGCAGATCCAGAAGGTCAGTCGGCTACCATTGAAGTCGAAGGACATATTGTTTGGTCTCAAGAGAAAAAGGCCTACGGCGTCGAGTTCTTTAAGACTAACGCTATGGCCCTTGAGCGCCTCGCCAAAGGCGGAGCTAAGTCGTAG
- a CDS encoding fructose-bisphosphate aldolase, translating to MTKRVKEILSWYGTENAGTLTQMARMMNTGNLAGTGKLVILPVDQGFEHGPTRSFAKNPEAFDPEYHYKLAIDSGCNAYAAPLGFIEACAREFAGEIPLILKVNNSEILYDQKAPISAITSHVDDALRLGCAAIGFTIYPGSAERKQMYEELAQLTSEAKAAGLAVIVWSYARGENLSKEGETGVDVIAYSAHIACQLGANIVKVKPPSGFVEQAANKKAITENEIPTSTMAERIRFVVKSCFNGKRVVIFSGGEAKTTPQLLEEVKGLADGGAFGSIMGRNAFQRPKAEAVQLLKDVQNIFKEARP from the coding sequence ATGACCAAAAGAGTCAAAGAGATTTTGAGTTGGTATGGCACAGAGAACGCGGGAACCCTCACTCAGATGGCCCGAATGATGAATACAGGAAATTTAGCTGGCACGGGCAAGTTAGTGATTTTACCGGTTGATCAAGGTTTTGAACACGGGCCCACTCGCAGTTTTGCCAAGAACCCAGAGGCGTTTGACCCCGAGTACCACTATAAGTTGGCTATCGACTCTGGTTGTAACGCCTATGCGGCCCCACTTGGTTTTATTGAAGCCTGTGCTCGCGAGTTTGCCGGAGAAATCCCGCTTATTTTGAAGGTCAACAATTCAGAAATTCTTTATGATCAAAAAGCCCCTATTTCTGCCATCACGTCTCATGTAGACGACGCGCTAAGATTGGGTTGTGCGGCGATTGGCTTTACCATCTATCCCGGAAGCGCAGAGCGAAAGCAAATGTACGAAGAGCTTGCGCAGCTGACTTCAGAGGCAAAGGCCGCAGGCCTTGCTGTCATTGTATGGTCGTATGCTCGCGGAGAGAATTTGAGTAAAGAGGGCGAAACAGGCGTTGATGTTATTGCATACTCTGCTCACATTGCATGTCAGCTAGGTGCCAACATCGTAAAAGTGAAGCCTCCATCGGGTTTTGTTGAGCAAGCAGCTAATAAAAAAGCGATCACAGAAAATGAAATACCTACATCCACAATGGCTGAGCGCATTCGCTTTGTTGTAAAAAGTTGTTTTAACGGCAAGCGCGTTGTGATTTTTAGCGGCGGCGAGGCAAAGACAACTCCGCAATTGTTAGAAGAAGTTAAAGGCCTGGCAGATGGTGGAGCCTTTGGTAGTATTATGGGGCGCAATGCTTTTCAGCGACCTAAAGCAGAAGCGGTGCAGTTGCTCAAAGATGTTCAAAACATTTTTAAAGAGGCAAGGCCTTAA
- a CDS encoding succinate dehydrogenase/fumarate reductase iron-sulfur subunit, with protein sequence MTIYLRVWRQQSVQSEGQLVDYTVKDVSPDMSFLEMFDVLNQQLIKKGEEPIVFDHDCREGICGTCSMTIDGVPHGPEKGVATCQLHMRSYSDGDSIVVEPFRAKSFSIIKDLSVDRSAFDRIVGAGGYVSVNTGSAQDANNLPVPKEDADRAFDFATCIGCGACVAACKNGSAMLFVGAKVAQLSLLPQGQAERTRRAINMVAQMDEEGFGACSTTGACSATCPKEISLEAIARLNREYTRAKLKS encoded by the coding sequence ATGACGATTTATCTACGTGTTTGGCGTCAGCAGTCTGTTCAAAGTGAGGGGCAACTCGTTGATTACACAGTTAAAGATGTTTCCCCAGATATGTCCTTTCTTGAAATGTTCGATGTACTTAACCAGCAACTCATTAAAAAAGGCGAAGAACCCATTGTGTTTGACCATGATTGCCGAGAGGGAATTTGTGGTACTTGTTCAATGACTATTGACGGAGTTCCTCATGGGCCAGAAAAGGGCGTGGCTACTTGCCAACTACATATGAGAAGTTATTCCGACGGGGACTCAATCGTCGTAGAGCCTTTTCGGGCCAAAAGCTTTTCAATTATCAAAGATCTTTCGGTAGACAGATCGGCTTTTGATCGCATTGTCGGCGCAGGTGGCTATGTGTCAGTTAACACTGGCAGTGCTCAAGACGCGAACAATCTTCCGGTACCAAAGGAAGATGCCGATCGGGCCTTTGACTTTGCAACTTGTATTGGTTGCGGAGCTTGTGTGGCCGCATGTAAAAACGGTTCTGCTATGTTGTTTGTCGGAGCAAAGGTCGCTCAGCTCTCGTTACTTCCACAGGGACAAGCAGAGAGAACTCGCCGTGCTATTAACATGGTCGCACAAATGGACGAAGAAGGGTTTGGCGCTTGTTCAACAACAGGAGCTTGCTCTGCAACTTGCCCTAAAGAGATTAGCCTTGAGGCCATTGCTCGGCTAAACCGCGAATACACCCGCGCCAAACTCAAATCCTAA
- the lysS gene encoding lysine--tRNA ligase — MRAEGINPYPYRFDKNSSTTEILQKFESLQAGEKNLDSKGTRVAGRLMARRIMGKASFLNIRDESGDLQLYMRVGELPSEDLKVFELLEIGDIIGVEGFVFRTQKGELSLHCERLTCLSKSLEPLPEKFHGIADVEIKYRHRHLDLIMSHESREVFKTRSKIIKEIRSYLDDAGFLEVETPILQPIYGGAAAKPFTTHHNTLDMQLYLKISPELYLKRLIVGGFEKVYDLNRNFRNEGIDRSHNPEFTMIEWYEAYTDYFDQMVRFENLVAQVSKAVRGTTKFEYQGREIDFTPPWPRLKVIEEIKKKCGLDPYTLSDGELFKLCRSKGVAIEAPLSTGEMVMKLFEVLCEPDIWHPSFIMDFPLEVSPLTKIHREDKRLVERFEPYAAGMEIGNSYSELNDPVDQRERLKQQESQRAKDEEAHPMDEDFLHAIDVGMPPTGGVGLGVERLVMILTDRPSIRDIILFPTMKFKR; from the coding sequence ATGCGAGCGGAAGGAATTAATCCCTACCCTTACAGGTTTGATAAAAATTCAAGCACCACCGAAATCCTTCAAAAATTCGAAAGCCTACAAGCCGGAGAAAAAAACCTTGATTCTAAAGGAACTCGCGTAGCCGGAAGACTGATGGCCCGAAGAATCATGGGTAAGGCTTCGTTTTTGAATATTCGCGACGAAAGCGGCGACCTACAACTCTACATGAGAGTGGGGGAGCTTCCTTCTGAAGATTTAAAGGTTTTCGAACTTTTAGAAATTGGTGATATAATTGGCGTCGAAGGTTTTGTGTTTCGCACTCAAAAAGGAGAGCTAAGTCTTCATTGCGAACGCTTAACTTGCTTATCAAAGTCTTTAGAGCCTTTACCAGAAAAGTTTCACGGCATTGCCGACGTTGAAATCAAATATCGCCACCGTCATCTCGATTTAATTATGAGCCATGAGTCACGTGAGGTTTTTAAAACACGAAGCAAGATTATCAAAGAAATTCGTAGTTACCTTGATGATGCCGGTTTTTTAGAGGTTGAGACACCTATTTTGCAGCCAATCTATGGCGGTGCAGCTGCGAAGCCGTTTACTACCCACCACAACACACTTGATATGCAGCTTTATCTAAAGATTTCTCCTGAGCTTTATCTGAAGCGCCTGATCGTCGGTGGTTTTGAAAAGGTCTATGATTTGAATCGAAACTTTCGTAACGAAGGAATTGATCGCTCGCACAATCCCGAATTTACGATGATCGAATGGTACGAGGCCTACACTGACTACTTTGATCAAATGGTGCGATTTGAAAATCTGGTGGCCCAAGTAAGTAAGGCTGTTCGCGGAACGACAAAATTCGAGTATCAGGGGCGAGAGATTGATTTTACTCCGCCTTGGCCAAGGCTCAAAGTGATTGAAGAGATCAAAAAGAAGTGCGGGTTAGACCCTTACACGCTCAGTGACGGTGAGCTTTTTAAATTGTGCAGAAGCAAGGGCGTTGCTATTGAGGCCCCTCTCTCGACCGGTGAAATGGTTATGAAGCTGTTTGAAGTTCTCTGTGAGCCAGATATTTGGCACCCTAGTTTTATTATGGATTTCCCGCTAGAAGTTTCTCCGCTTACTAAGATTCACCGGGAAGACAAAAGACTTGTTGAGCGATTTGAACCCTACGCAGCCGGGATGGAAATCGGTAACTCCTATTCGGAGCTGAACGATCCGGTTGATCAGCGGGAGCGTCTAAAACAACAAGAGTCTCAACGTGCAAAAGATGAAGAAGCGCATCCGATGGATGAAGACTTTCTTCACGCCATCGACGTAGGAATGCCGCCCACTGGTGGCGTCGGCCTTGGTGTAGAACGTCTTGTAATGATCTTAACGGATCGGCCCAGCATTAGAGATATTATATTGTTTCCGACAATGAAGTTTAAGCGCTAG
- a CDS encoding cytochrome B subunit, which yields MDRISHYFFSTIGSKKVVGLAGLALAGFVLSHMAGNMLILVSPKDYNTYAHALITNPLIYLAEAGLIAFFLAHIILGIVLTVKNRMAKGTTYAVSAKGDKSASYASRTMVYQGIVIGVFLVYHLVTFKFGPYYEVTYDGVLMRDLHRLVIEVFQKPAYVVWYVFCVGVLGYHLSHGVYSSFQTLGFYHARYTPYIKCISVIYGILIGAGFMVQPLYVYLFD from the coding sequence ATGGATCGAATTAGCCATTATTTTTTTTCAACGATAGGTTCTAAAAAAGTCGTGGGTCTTGCAGGGCTCGCATTAGCCGGCTTTGTGCTTTCTCATATGGCGGGCAACATGCTAATTCTTGTAAGCCCAAAAGATTACAACACCTACGCCCATGCGCTCATAACAAATCCACTGATCTACTTGGCAGAAGCAGGTTTAATTGCCTTTTTCTTGGCGCACATCATTTTGGGAATCGTGCTGACTGTAAAAAACAGAATGGCTAAAGGTACCACTTATGCGGTCTCTGCTAAAGGGGACAAGTCGGCCTCGTACGCATCGCGAACGATGGTCTATCAGGGTATCGTTATCGGAGTGTTTTTAGTTTATCACTTGGTTACTTTCAAATTCGGTCCTTATTACGAAGTGACTTATGATGGCGTTTTAATGAGAGATCTTCACCGGCTGGTGATTGAAGTCTTTCAAAAACCTGCCTACGTAGTTTGGTACGTCTTCTGTGTTGGCGTTTTGGGTTATCATCTAAGTCATGGTGTTTATTCTTCCTTTCAAACACTCGGCTTCTATCACGCAAGGTACACGCCTTATATCAAGTGCATTTCTGTAATTTATGGAATTCTCATCGGGGCAGGTTTTATGGTTCAGCCCTTATATGTTTATCTGTTTGACTAG